CGGCTTTATTCGGACCCTCGAGGTTCCGTTCTTGGGAATCTGCCTCGGCATGCAGGTGCTCTACGACCAGTCAAGGGAAGGCAACACGAAATGCTTGGGGATCGTGCCGGGAACGGTGGAACAGTTCGACGCTCGCGCGGCGAGAGTGCCGCACATGGGATGGAACGAGGTGGTGCTCACGTCAGAAGAAGCACCGGCACAGTTGCTCGACAGGAAGGCGCACTTTTATTTCGCTCATTCCTACTATTCGCCGATTGGTCCGGCGACCAGCGCGATAACAGAATGCGGGGTCAGCTTTTCGGCCGCGATCAGAAGAGATAATTATTACGGCGTGCAATTTCATCCGGAGAAATCGGGGCCTGCCGGCCTGCAGGTATTAAGGAACTTCTGCAGCTTATGCGAATCATTCCGGCAATAGACATAATCAATGGAGAGTGCGTCAGGCTGACGGAAGGCGACTTCGCAACCAAGCGGGCTTACGGTGATCCGGTGTCCGCGGCCCGGCGTTTTGCCGCGGCGGGCGCAAGCCGGCTGCACGTGGTAGACCTTGAAGGCGCAAAAGAAGGACGGGTCGTCAACTGGAAGTCGCTATCCGCCATCCTGGCGCTCGACAGCATTGAGGTTCAGGCCGGCGGCGGAGTCAGAACGGCAGAGGATGCCTCGCGGCTCCTGGGCCTGGGCGCGAAGAGAATAGTAGTCGGGAGCATTGCGATCAGATCCCCGCACCTGTTCGAGGAGTGGATCAAACAATTCGGTCCCGAAAGTTTCTGCGTTGCAGTTGACGTCAAGCACGGCGTGCTGGTCTCCCAAGCTTGGCTCGTCCAAGAGCCGGTTCCTCTTGCCGAGGTGGTAAACCGCGTGAAAGATCTCGGCGTTCAGACGCTCCTCTGCACTGACGTAATGCGAGACGGCAAGCTCGCCGGCCCAAACGTCGATTTGTATAGGCAACTAGTCGGCGAATTCCCCTCGCTTCGATGGATAGCTTCGGGCGGCGTGCGCTCCAGGGATGATTTGATGGAACTCCAAAAGACAAAGGTTTACGGCGTTGTGCTGGGCAAGGCTCTGCATGACGGCACGCTAGACGCCAGCGATCTTGCGGAGTTCTTATGTTGACCAAACGCGTGATTCCCTGCCTGGACATTCGCGCCGGCCGGGTGGTGAAAGGCCGGCGCTTTGAAAACCTGATCGATGTGGGTGATCCGGCTTCGCTTGCCGCGCGCTACTCTGCCGAAGGCGCGGATGAGCTCGTCATACTGGACATATCGGCTTCATTGCAGGAACGAAGACCTTTTTTTGACATCGTGCGAACCGTAGCG
This portion of the Acidobacteriota bacterium genome encodes:
- the hisH gene encoding imidazole glycerol phosphate synthase subunit HisH; amino-acid sequence: MIGVIDYEAGNLASVTNALRSVEASVVVSSDARQLGRCSGIILPGVGAAPLAMDSLNRHNLAGFIRTLEVPFLGICLGMQVLYDQSREGNTKCLGIVPGTVEQFDARAARVPHMGWNEVVLTSEEAPAQLLDRKAHFYFAHSYYSPIGPATSAITECGVSFSAAIRRDNYYGVQFHPEKSGPAGLQVLRNFCSLCESFRQ
- the hisA gene encoding 1-(5-phosphoribosyl)-5-[(5-phosphoribosylamino)methylideneamino]imidazole-4-carboxamide isomerase; its protein translation is MRIIPAIDIINGECVRLTEGDFATKRAYGDPVSAARRFAAAGASRLHVVDLEGAKEGRVVNWKSLSAILALDSIEVQAGGGVRTAEDASRLLGLGAKRIVVGSIAIRSPHLFEEWIKQFGPESFCVAVDVKHGVLVSQAWLVQEPVPLAEVVNRVKDLGVQTLLCTDVMRDGKLAGPNVDLYRQLVGEFPSLRWIASGGVRSRDDLMELQKTKVYGVVLGKALHDGTLDASDLAEFLC